GCCACTTCATGCACCGCTCCAAATTTTCGAAGTATCACTTCAAATTAGCATCACCTCCCACACATGAGATGTGGTGTCCAAACTCTCTCTCCTGTTCTACCATCACTCAAGGCGGAACCAGATCCTCTGCAGTCGGCCCTTTTGACGTCGCTCTGCAGTCACAGCAATCTGGCCGCGCAAACAGGATCCAACGATGATGGCTCACTCGCCCAGCCCTCATGGCCGATGGTGGCTCGTTTTGCGGCTGCAGCACTCCTGCGCGTCTTGGCTGGCTCGGCTGGCTCCTGCACCACGCTGGGCCTCGGCCCAACAAGAACAGGACCTTTTGGTGCGAGGACGACCGCGGGTGGCGGCGTAGCTGAAGGACGAGCCGCGGGCAGCGCCGCGGTGGCGATCAGACTGGTTGGAGCATTGATCAAGCACAGGTCGGTTAatttcatttttcttcttcgtGACTTGATTATTTCCAGCAAACTCTGCTATGTGGTTTGATTGTCTTCCATCTCCCCTTAGTACACTGTTGGAATTCATCAAAGAAGCTTGGAGCAATGGTTGGAGCGCTGATCACGCACAGGTCAGTTAATCACCTTTTCTTCTTCGTGACTTGATTATTTCCAGCAAAGTCTGCTATGTGGTTTGATTGTCTTCCACCTCCCCTTAGTAGACTGTTGGAATTCATCAAAGAAGCCTGGGGCAAAGTAGAACTAGAATTCTACAATGTCTGAAATCACAACAAAACGTGAACAGCTAGCCAAGCAGAACTAGAATTCAACAATGTCTtaaggccccgtttgggagggcttcaggAGCGACTCCAggcgaagccctcccaaacggccGTTTGGCaaccggcttcacgtgtgaagtCGGTCCTGAAGCCATTggcggcttacacaggcaaggtgaagccatgaaatcgtggcttcacgcggcttacacatcaatctaacaagtgaaactattttgccaaacattttctaaaacggctccagctccaccagagaagccgctccatctgaggagccagagccggagTTGTTTTTGGATGAGCcgaagccctgccaaacaggccctaaataAGCTGCCCCTCCTGCTTGAAGCAGCAAATTTCAGACTGAAACTTATGCAGTCACAACTCTGGATAGTTCTGAATCTTCTGATCAAACGTAGGCAGTCAATATGAGATGATTCAGTAAGCAGTACACAGAAACAGGAGCATTTTGGAGACTGCAAAATTCTTTCAGGCAACACCAAATAAATCTCGACTGGGAGCATGAGAAGATAATGTGGTAATTTTGGAGACTTGCTTCAGGTAGGCAGAACAGAGGCATTGCTGCAAACAGGGAAAGAGCTCGGCGTCCTGAGCTTGGCAAGCGCATCGGCCACCGCGGGCACAAGGTGCTTGAGCCTGCGcagctgcgccgcgccgccgcctcctccgtcgTGGCCGCAGCAAGCAAGCAAAGTTCGCCGGACCTCGCCGTCAGCCCCCGACTTGCTGTGCGCCGCACCGCCCTCCCTCGCTCGATCCCTGCTCGCCTGCGGCCGCCTCCCCGCAGCGAGCAATAAGCAGGAGAGGAGGGGAAGGAGATGCGAGCCGCCAAAGGGTTCTGTTCCTGTTGGGCCGACGCCCAGCGTGGTGCAGGAGCCAGCCAAGCCAGCCAAGACGCGCAGGAGCGCTGCAGCCGCAGAACGAGCCACCATCGGGCATGAGGGCTGGGCGAGTgagccatcaccgttggatccTGTTTGCGCGGCCAGATTGCTGTGACTGCAGAGCGACGTCGAAAGGGCCGACTGCAGAGGATCTGGTTTTGAGGGCTCACATTGTGGAGGGAAGGCCCTCCACAGCGTGAAGAGTGATGGGAAAAAAAAGTGGACCCCACGGTAAAAATGAGCATTGAATCCAAAAGAGATGCAGCGTGTGAATGTTGAAGCACGGAGCTATTTTAACTGCTGGAACCCGTAATAGAATAAAATAACATCGTTTATCGAGTTGCCCGTGAGTTACTTCAATTGCAGCATTTAAAAGGTGCCGAATGCGAAAGCCAACTATAAACTTTATCATTGTTTAATATCCGGCACCAGCAGTTGTACGTGCCTCACTCTTGTTTTTTCAAGCATCAGATGGAGTTGGCACTACTTTCTGCAGTGTGCTGAGTGATGCTTCAATCTCCTCTCTTCTATTTACGCATCACTCTAGCGACACATTATGGACCTTACCTCCTTGAGGAAGTTGGGTTACTTACCACCTCCTCAAGCACAGTGGCAGGACACGATCCCCCGGAAAAGCTGAAAACCACAACCCACCACCAATTATTTTGACTAAGGTCCTTGTATCAGTTTATATGCTACCAAAACATGCAAACAGAAACAGGGATTCTAAGCCCAACGGCAGTTATGTACGAACTGTAACTTGCTGTACAGCTTAAAGTTTACAGTACTGTCTCAACAGGTTCAGGTAGTTTTCCATGAATCCAAAGGCAATGTACCCAGCTTCGTGCAACTTCGTTGCGATTTGCAAGCTGGATCTCTACCGCCAGCCACTTGCAGCTATTTTACAGGTTGAAGTTATTACAGGCACTCGCGGCGACCTCTGATAAATCGCTCGTCTCCATGCCCACTAGACGGTGAAGTTTCCAGGTGTGGGGTGGTATTGGCCAGGGAGGGGTGGCCCTGCTGCCGGTATGGGAGGCCCGAAGTTGAAGGGGTGGTTGAACATGCAAGCTGGGCCATACTTGCAAACACCGAAGCGACCATAGTATGTGCACACAGGTTGGTCCTGACAAAATGACAAGGAAAACAAGCTTAGCCGGTGTTTTATTAAACGATACCCATTTTAATTAGTTTGCAGGGCCTAGTGGAAGTTATCGATAGTAACAAATAATCATTTGCAACATGCTTAAATATTTTTTCCACGCAATGCAACTGTTCTGAGATGTTCCCAAACAAAATATTGGAGTCATTTCTTCTTTCCTCTCCATATAAGTCGAGATACACATAAGGTAGGCCTATGATTCATGTACTAGTGAATTCCTGGTGCAATAATTAATGCTCTAGTCCTAATGGGGAAAATAAGAAGATTGGATAGGATAGGAACTTACAGGTTTGATAGGCAGGCCGATAGGGCTAAGACCTGTTAGCGGTGCAGGCTGGCACGATCTTGGATGGTGAAATCTGCATTTCATCCTGTATTTGCAGAAACCACTCTTAACAAAATGCTGGCATTCTGGTTGGCCAGGTCTCTCTGGATATTCATCAGAAGGTAGTTGCTGATGTCCTGGTATATCAGCAGCCTTATACATCGGGTGATTCATATGAGGAGCTGGAAAATGCGGAAAAGGGACCCCAGGAGGATAATATGGATTCACAGGAACCTGAAACCAATATTCACATGTCAAACAGTTATCCAAGAGAAAGCATCGATATTATGCATACTGGGAAATTATTAAATGTTTTAGCGAAAAATCGTTGAACTGAAACACAACACCTCACATGATTCGGTAATCGGGGCGGcagccaaaccctagccgccgccgccccttcctttcttcgccggcgccgcgccgccgccggagccagcCTTCGGAAGCCCGCATGGCTTGCTaggagggcggtggcgaggctAAATCGCGTGGATCTGGTTGCATTCTGCGGTGCTGCGCGGGCaggggagcgcggcggccgcggcggcacgaCGAGGTGAACTTGATGTGGCCGGGGTTCGGCGGCCCGAGGCCTGGCGCGGCCCTCCATGGCGGTGCCCGGCTGCGATGCGTGCTTGATGCGGCCGGggtccggcggccggcggcctggcGCGGCCCTCAGTGGCGGTGTCCGGGCAAGGCGGTCGATCCGGCAAATCCCTCCATGGCAGGGCCGTCGATCTAGAGCTGGTGGCCTGCGGCGCGGCGGTTCCTCAGCTTCGTTGCCacagctgcagcggcggcggcggcgatggcccgCGGTTTCGAAGGCTCAAGGTGGCGATGGTCCGCGCATCTGGACTGAGCTCCAGTTGAAGGTCTTTCGTTTTCCGGTGGCCGCTGCCTTGCGCCTTGCCTCCGATTGCTGGCATCCTGTTTTGGATCTGCTTGGCGCCCTATGGGTACAATGGTGAAGCTGCAAGGGTCCGTACATTACTTCTTGGTTTGCAGGTTCTCAAGCGAAAGCTTATCATGGTCCTGGACCGCCGGTGATGATGGTGTCGTTGGCATTGTTTTCCTTGCTGAAGGCATTACCGTGAGAACATCAACCAACAGGACAGATCCAGGTGAAAACCTTAGAACCGACATATTGGTTCGGGCAATGGCGGTATCTTGATGTTGCTTCCTCTTGAGGCGTCGTCTTGGAGTCCTTAATGACGACACCTTGGTCAGCTTGGAGCAATGGCGGAGATTGACCTGTTTGCATAGTAGAGATCGACTCGGTGCGGTTTCTAGATTATAGGGTGAGCGGAAGGCCACCATCGACGATTCTTACATCAAGAGTTTCTAAGAAGACAGTTGATGTGAGATTTTGTTACTGCTTGAGGATCAAAATAAGGTTGAAGGAAGAACGTAGAAGAAGCTCGAAGCTTAGTCTTTCATGCTTACTTTCTTGTGTTTTGTGTTTCTCAGTTGAGTccagggttaaccgaaccgaccggtccggtcaaaccgccgccctccggtagcggtttaccggaccggtttgaccggtaaccggtggaaaccggttgaaattcaaatccaaattcaaataaattcaaaaaatcccgtgcaaccggttccgaccggtttaccggccggtttaaccggtttaccggccggttttaccagtttaccggtcggtttgaccggtttgaattcaaattcaaattcaaaagctcccgtgcaaccggtttaccggccggttttaccggtttaccgaccggtttgaccggtttaccggccggtttgaccggtttgaccggtgggctttaatgggccggcccatttttttcttttttcttttttgatttaactttaaatccccgcaaactatactaaatgaacgaatttttgagaaaatttgacactattagattcattgcaccttgaagtatttttaggaattttttgggaatttttcattttttgaatttaaatttaaattttgaattttggccggttgggtaccggaccaaaccggtaccgggccggaccggtttgaccagtaaccggtcaaaccggaccggttcccaccggtttggtgaaccttgGTTGAGTCTAAGTACTCGTGTAAGCTTCTGGTTTGGTGGCCAGATGTATTCCTTTGTGGTCGTAGACATTCTCTTGTGAATGTTCAAGACCGGGTTTttcccttaatctaaaaaaaacatgattCGGTAATCAAAAACAGAATATTGCTACTTGGCAACACTTTTCTCTTGGCATAATACTAAAGAGTCTCAAAGGAAATTAATCAAATAAACAAAATGGCTGTACTCTTTTATGTCAGTAACATTACTAGGTAGTTGAACTGAAGAAATCATACCCAAACAGGACAAGATAACATAGAAAACTATGGAAGCTAGGCCAGGTCAAGCTAGCTCATATAGGCATAGCCTGGAGAAGCGAGGCCATCTCATTTGGTTACTCAGAGCTTCAACATGGGAAGCCCATGATCTTCCATGCAACTGCTGGCTTGCCACTGAGGGGGAGCCTTTTCTTACTACTACAGGCTAGGCTAGAGTAGTTATTCCTCCAGATCCAAACACACCCTTATTTAATCAATTTCAGTCAAAACAACATTTGTGCTTTTCCCAAGCCAAAGAAATCCAGGTACTTGCCTTCTTAAACATAAGAGGCGAAAATGATATTTGCTACCTTAAACATAATTTCTAACTTTCAGCTAATTCCTCAGAACTGTACAATAAACATAAATGGGCACAGAAATAGAACCACTCCAAGTAACAGCGAACATACACCAGAAAAATAAACTAACACATTCGGTTCTTAAGCAACAAAAAAAGCAACTTAAGGAGAAGCATTACTAATACCATCCAGTTAAATTAATGGCACAGCTGAAGTGAAACAAATTGTTTAATTGAATACATTTACCTGGTGATACCCAGTCCAGTCAGGAGAGGGATACATTCCTTGAGGTGGAATCATTCCTGCACTGTACGATGGCGCTGGAGCTAGAAAAGGAACATGTTGCTCATTCAATGCTCTCTGTTCAGGCCATATCGGAACACTTGGCTGAGAGGGTCCTTGGACATTTTGCTGTGGATTATCCCCATTCTCATGTTCCAAAACTGGTTCTTTTGAAGCGACATTACTAGGATCTGGGTGGTGAAATTTGCAGTTAGTGGCAAATTTGCAGCTCCCAGTGCGCATATAGAACGGGCACTCCTTTTCACCCTGCAAGATTAACATGAACTTATGCCTTCGAAAATTCCATATACAAAGATAAACTAAGTTGGTAAATGCATCCATAGTTTTCACAATTTTCTTGTTAATTTGGTGCCTAAATTGAAAATAATGGTTGCATCTGAATATTATTTTGCACTTTGCAGTAGTATAATAAGAATGGGAGGACATAACAAAAATCAGAGTAATAGAGGATATAAGCTGCATAAGTAATGATTAATGAAAGACTTACTGGTCGCAGTGGAAGACCAAGAAAATTCAGTTCGACCTTTTCAACCTCTGCTTTCCCTTCTCTTCCCTCACGGTGGAGGTACTTGCAAGCTGTACCAAATTTGCATCCACCTGGTGTTGAATAGTACTGCAAGGTACATTATGTTATAGGATACACAGGAGAAAAATATCATTGCAATGAAAAATCTAATCCCTACCTCATACCTTAGATTTTATACAATGTAGTATCACTTACAATGTGCATCAGCTTATGCTATGAGTAGTATCACTTACTACAGTGATCAGAAGAAACAAATTTGCAACAAAGTGGTGCAAAACAGAAAAAATGAGCAACTAGAAGAGTACACACAACTGCAACTAATGGACAAAGCAAGGAAGCTCCTGAAAGCCACTGTAGCTACAACAGTCTGGAGGCTAGGCCAGCCTGAGAACAAGTTGGTTTTTCAGATAGGCATGCATGTGCAGAGAGATGGAATACTATCCACTCACTTGATCTGAATCCAGATGTCCCTTGTTTCAAGAAATAAGACATCATTGGCTTAGAGCATGTTTGTTTCCCCTCCAAGTTTTGGAATCCAACTTTTATACACAGAAGCATAAACAAACAGCCAGCTTTTGGCCTCAATCAaacaatccactcaaatgtgcctTTTTGTATTGTAGAATCTGGACTGCGATCGCAATACCAAACTACCCACAGAACTCGATGGAAAATTATCCACACTACGACCGACCCTATCCGCTTGACCTCTCAAACAGTTAGGCATATTGTAGACCTTTGATATCCAAATCCACTCAAAATCCAGGTTGTGAAAACATGTATCAgaatttaatctaattttttacATCCAGCTTTCCAATCCAAAAGCTAGATTCTAAAATCCGAAGGGGAAACAAACAGGCCCTTATAATATCAGGGAGTTATCATCAGCCCCAATACAATATGTTTGGGGGGGGGGCATAAATgtactaaaaaatttaaaagcTTTTAGTGCGATTCAATCAACAAACTTAAAAACATTATGAAAGGTTGAAAGGTCAACAGACAAACCTTGCATTCCTCCTGAGGACTCCCTTCCGAAAAGGTTTCCTTTCTTTTATCCTTGACACCCTTCAAAatctaaaaaatgaaaaagagaAGTAAAGGGAACAATCAGGATACAATAGAACAAAGGTTTAACATAGAATAGAACATAAATCTCCATTAGGAATGGACTTTGGTTAGGAACGCATATACGGCATCATGCAAGGATGGAGATTGCTTAAAACATGAATTAACATGTTTCTGGGGATGTAGGATGTCATAGTACATTCATTAGATGATTTATAAAAATCCCTCAACTTAACAATAGATACTTAAAAAAAACGGTATGCTCTCAGTGTATAAATCCTAACCTTCTGGTTTGTGATATTTGTCTCATCTAACTTCTTGAAATACACCCCCTTTTCAAGCTCTTCTGCAATCTGCCAGCATAAGATATGATAATTTAAGTTTcaaatataattatatatattaaGAAATCGCAAGATTAGTTTACATGACAATGTCCATGACAACCTTTTCCTTTGACTCCATTCTCCCCTTCTTCATATCAATAACCTGCAACAATTTAAATATGGTAGACATCAAACGTGGAGTTAAAAAACGAGGGAAAAAAGTGCAATCTATTTAAGTTTGTACTGAAGGTAAAACAACTGACATTTCACTAGTTCTGCAAGCACAATGCAGTCAATGCCCATAACAAACACAGCTGACATGAAATACTGACCTCATATGACGTCTTCCTATGATTTCCTGAGTTAGATGAACTCCCCTTATCATGAAAGCTCTGCACAAAATTACAAAAttagcacaaaaaaaaaacttatgaaATGTGCATCAAATAACTAGTCCTAGAAGTGATGAATCAAGCCATAAGATTCATGATTAAAGTTGATCACACATCAGATAGCATCCTATTTTTTCAGAAGTAACAAATTATGGAGGCATGCCTTTGAAGTTTCTTCAAAGCTAATCAAATTCAGTATAACGTACAATATTTGTCagaaataaaagaagaaaatttGGAGGAAGGTGGAATCATCAGTCATAGACCACTGATAGTTACAATAATCCTGGATCTATTTCATGGCCAAGTGAGCCACCAAGTGCACATTTATCCCAAGTGGAATAATTAATTGTCCACAAATTTAGGATGCATGCATTATATTTTCTCACTATCATGtacaaagaaaataaaatgtGGCTCACCACAGAATCTGAAATATCTGGAACAAGGCCTTCGTATTCTTCTCTAGGAGCCTGGACAAAAGTTAAATAGATAAAACATATTATAGTTTCTGCCTAAAAGTTATGATTTGTGACTTCAAATATCTCCATGCAATACTGATCATGAAGTGCATAAACAGTCCACATTTTGAATAAGTATATTATAGTAAGAAGATTAAATGGAAAACATACCAAACAGCAACCTACTGGATACAACTAGAGATGCAAGGTGGGAACCTAATGATGTTTTTTGGGTCAGCTAACTAGTTATGTGTTTTTTGagacaagctaactagttatgTTTATTTGCCATTTTAGTCTGTTTCTCTCCACTACATTAGTTAGGTGGGCATGCCACTGTAGTTCATTTTACCAAATTTTGGGTCAACCCAATGACCCAAAAGATATGGATATTGCATCCCTAGATACAATCTAAGCATCTAAtctaagaaataaaaaagacgaagAATTAAAAGGtacttcctccgttccaaaatataggGTCTTTTGTTATTTTTTCTAGGTTCATaaattttgctatgcacctagacataCATTATATCTAGGTACATAGCAAATACTGTGAATCTAAAAAAGCTAAAACAACCTAcattttgaaatggagggagtacattaTAGTAATGGATAAGTAGTAATGGCATCTTTTCATTTGGCAGGCAATATATTATGTTTCTGccgtgatttttttttacaaaaattcaAGTGGGTGACCTCGAACTTGTTGACAACTTTTCAACAACCTAAAGAGCCCCCGATTTGTAATTATTACTTAAGAGTAACATTCTTGTGGCTTCTTAGAACACATGGAAGTCATGCAACCATAGGGAACAAGCTACTCATAGCGGATATCCAAGAAGGTGCTGAACCAAATTAGGAAAAAAGAACAAACAGCCTTGCCGTGGTGAGATCTCAATTTGATACACAATCCTTTCTTCCACATTCTGGTACGGTAGACAATTTGATGGGAAGAGAGGAGGGGGGGCACTGAACACACAATTTAAGTGGATGATCTTCATGATAGTACCATGATATATAGTAAAGGGACATACGGACGTGAAGTGCAAGGCTAGCCTGTACATcttgaaatgaaaaaaaaaacttgaggaAGACCCAAGTTTCTTAGTTAAATATATCAAGAACAGGAAGAGCTATTGAACTTTTCATTCAGGCCTAGAATCTCTTTCAAGTCATTTTGGTCTTAGGTGATCATTCAATTTGTTTATTGAAGCTATGGGTGCAGAGAGTAATAAATGAACATTCCATTATcctatttaaaatttaaaataaaagaGAAACTATGGGGCACAAGGGCTTACAAATCACATTGAAATAATTGACAGAAAAAGGGGAATATATTATTAAAACTacagacaatcaaaacaaaccAATGGCAATTAGGATATGCGGGATCTGGGTGCTCTTAGGAGTACAAACACCTAAATATGTGGCACGAAAGAATGTGTAGCCCATTCCAGGCACTTATTTATCTCACTGGGTAATGAAAGCTTATCCAGTGAGTTCAATACTAGTTGCTATGCATCAGAAATTAATGAATGGGTGGCAAATCTAGCTTCTAAGTTGAAGAATTTAGTGCAAGCAGCCCAAAGCCCACCTCATACAGCAGCACAAATGGAATTTGACATGCATTGGCCATAACAAACGGAACACCTTAATGTATCCAGATCCCTTACCAAACAACTACCTATACACAACATACTACAATTGCTTCCCCCCAAACGGCTGCATTCACCCACTCCCAGCACCGCAACCAAAATTGATGCATTTGCAACACAACAAACCAAAAAAGAGTCCCTCTTATTCTCTTTTGCAAAAGCCCGATctcttttctttcaaaaaaaaaggccgATCTCTTCCACAGTATCATCGCGGTGCCAAAAACAGAAAGATATGCATTCACAAAAGACAGCTGGCACACATGTAGCAGCAAGCGTAGAAGCGTCAATCACCTGATCATCATCAGGCGAAGATGTTTtattgctgctgctgttgctcccGCTCACGCTGCTCCCACTCCCTCGCGCCTGCACATCCACACAGTGAAAGCAACGCGAGGTCACAAACACACgaagaaaacaaaataaagcaaaattcGTCTCCTTTTACTCCACCCTGCACAAACCACCAAACCCCAAATCGCCATCACCATTCACCAGAACCGGATCAAAGCCCCTCCCACAAAAATCCCAcccacaaaaaaaagaaaatggagctTTATTTACTGGCCCAGTCCAAGTCCAAGAGGCCTGGGGCATACCCTGTTGCTTTTCTTCTTCCGCGACGGGTGGTTGAATTTGCACTTGATCCCGAAGCGGCAGCTGCCGAACTTGACGTAGAAGCTGCAGTCCGGCTCCCCGGGCCGGCGTGGGAAGCGCACCTTGCcatccgccgcccccgccggcgccggcggtggccccCGCACCTTCTCGGCGGCGacttcatcgccgccgccgacggcgacggggaCAGGGACGGGGACGTCGTCCCATCCCGAGGGCCCCGGGAACCCGCCCCCGCCAGCGACGGCGATGCCCAGCCCGGCGAGCTGCTTCTCGatc
The nucleotide sequence above comes from Panicum virgatum strain AP13 chromosome 3K, P.virgatum_v5, whole genome shotgun sequence. Encoded proteins:
- the LOC120699244 gene encoding zinc finger CCCH domain-containing protein 65-like translates to MADADANTQPPDAAASPIASISPSSVGAADADADAIEKQLAGLGIAVAGGGGFPGPSGWDDVPVPVPVAVGGGDEVAAEKVRGPPPAPAGAADGKVRFPRRPGEPDCSFYVKFGSCRFGIKCKFNHPSRKKKSNRARGSGSSVSGSNSSSNKTSSPDDDQAPREEYEGLVPDISDSVSFHDKGSSSNSGNHRKTSYEVIDMKKGRMESKEKIAEELEKGVYFKKLDETNITNQKILKGVKDKRKETFSEGSPQEECKYYSTPGGCKFGTACKYLHREGREGKAEVEKVELNFLGLPLRPGEKECPFYMRTGSCKFATNCKFHHPDPSNVASKEPVLEHENGDNPQQNVQGPSQPSVPIWPEQRALNEQHVPFLAPAPSYSAGMIPPQGMYPSPDWTGYHQVPVNPYYPPGVPFPHFPAPHMNHPMYKAADIPGHQQLPSDEYPERPGQPECQHFVKSGFCKYRMKCRFHHPRSCQPAPLTGLSPIGLPIKPDQPVCTYYGRFGVCKYGPACMFNHPFNFGPPIPAAGPPLPGQYHPTPGNFTV